A window of Tautonia plasticadhaerens contains these coding sequences:
- a CDS encoding HPF/RaiA family ribosome-associated protein has product MVQRDGHAGRSSRVHIEISSRHGLSLDPSQQAYVQEKAEKLLKYFNRLMEIEVVVDHQKSGWWMEMVVSAEHKHDFVARGDAPGLEAVTDQVVHMIEQQIRRYKGRIQDHRDEVPQGGTSPTRPDLPEPPGSDEPPPAG; this is encoded by the coding sequence GTGGTCCAGCGAGACGGGCATGCCGGAAGGAGCAGTCGGGTGCACATCGAAATTTCGAGCCGCCATGGTCTGAGTCTCGACCCCTCTCAGCAAGCGTACGTGCAAGAAAAGGCCGAAAAGCTGCTCAAGTACTTCAATCGCCTCATGGAGATCGAGGTTGTCGTCGATCATCAGAAGAGCGGTTGGTGGATGGAGATGGTGGTCTCGGCCGAGCACAAGCACGATTTCGTGGCCCGGGGGGACGCCCCGGGGCTGGAGGCGGTGACGGACCAGGTGGTCCACATGATCGAGCAGCAGATCCGCCGCTACAAGGGACGGATCCAGGACCACCGCGACGAGGTCCCCCAGGGGGGCACCTCCCCGACGCGGCCGGACCTGCCCGAACCCCCGGGATCGGATGAGCCGCCGCCGGCCGGCTAG
- a CDS encoding PTS sugar transporter subunit IIA, producing the protein MKLSDFVVREAVTVDLHATTKEEAIREIVAGLRDAGRLAEADLEGVTRAILNREELGSTGIGQGVAVPHTRHPTVDRLIGTVALSPKGVEFAALDGEPVDILFLLVSPPNQPGDHLRALENISRHLKDEQFVRFLRQARTREQVLDVLDEADQSGT; encoded by the coding sequence ATGAAACTCTCGGACTTCGTCGTGCGCGAGGCAGTGACCGTCGACCTGCACGCGACGACCAAGGAGGAGGCCATCCGCGAGATCGTGGCTGGCCTCCGGGACGCCGGCCGACTGGCCGAGGCCGACCTGGAGGGGGTGACCCGGGCGATCCTCAACCGGGAGGAGCTCGGGTCGACCGGGATCGGCCAGGGCGTGGCCGTGCCCCACACGAGGCACCCGACGGTCGACCGGCTGATCGGCACGGTGGCCCTCTCGCCCAAGGGGGTCGAGTTCGCCGCCCTGGACGGCGAGCCGGTGGACATCCTCTTCCTGCTGGTCTCGCCGCCCAACCAGCCGGGGGACCACCTCCGGGCGCTCGAGAACATCTCGCGCCACCTGAAGGACGAGCAGTTCGTCCGCTTCCTTCGCCAGGCCCGCACTCGGGAGCAGGTGCTCGACGTGCTCGACGAGGCCGACCAGTCCGGCACCTGA